In Salinigranum marinum, one DNA window encodes the following:
- a CDS encoding shikimate kinase gives MKGRGRAVALGAGTVLNALATGVGSAFALDVETTATVELDGSGRIEGAVAEQPDADTRLVERCVELTVDRYSPDERVGGHVRTESEVPMAAGLKSSSAAANATVLATLSALGVDVGDGPAAVSRLDACRLGVAAARDAGVTVTGAFDDASASMLGGVTLTDNTADELRSREERDWDALVWTPPERAYSAEADVSRCERVAPMARLVADLASEGRYAEAMTVNGLAFSAALGFPTEPAIEAMPHAAGVSLSGTGPSVVAVGERAALEPVAAAWDERDGTTRLTTTRTDGARVL, from the coding sequence ATGAAGGGTCGCGGTCGCGCAGTCGCGCTCGGTGCCGGGACGGTGTTGAACGCGCTCGCCACCGGCGTCGGTTCGGCGTTCGCACTCGACGTCGAGACGACGGCGACGGTCGAACTCGACGGCTCCGGCCGGATCGAGGGCGCGGTCGCGGAACAGCCCGACGCCGACACGAGACTCGTCGAACGGTGCGTGGAACTGACCGTCGACCGGTACAGCCCCGACGAGCGCGTCGGCGGCCACGTCCGCACCGAGAGCGAGGTGCCGATGGCGGCGGGGTTGAAGTCGTCGAGCGCCGCGGCGAACGCGACCGTCCTGGCGACGCTGTCGGCGCTCGGCGTCGACGTCGGTGACGGCCCCGCCGCGGTGAGCCGGCTCGACGCCTGCCGGCTCGGCGTCGCCGCCGCCCGCGACGCAGGCGTGACCGTGACCGGCGCGTTCGACGACGCCTCCGCGTCGATGCTGGGCGGCGTCACCCTCACCGACAACACGGCCGATGAACTCCGCTCTCGCGAGGAACGCGACTGGGACGCCCTCGTCTGGACCCCGCCGGAGCGCGCGTACAGCGCTGAGGCCGACGTCTCCCGCTGTGAACGCGTCGCGCCGATGGCGCGGCTCGTCGCCGACCTGGCCTCCGAGGGAAGATACGCCGAGGCGATGACCGTCAACGGCCTCGCGTTCTCGGCGGCGCTCGGCTTCCCCACGGAGCCGGCGATCGAGGCGATGCCCCACGCCGCGGGCGTCTCCCTGTCTGGGACGGGCCCGAGCGTCGTCGCCGTCGGCGAACGGGCGGCGCTAGAACCCGTCGCCGCCGCCTGGGACGAGCGCGACGGGACGACACGGCTGACGACCACGCGAACCGACGGCGCGCGCGTCCTGTGA